In Zingiber officinale cultivar Zhangliang chromosome 1A, Zo_v1.1, whole genome shotgun sequence, a genomic segment contains:
- the LOC122032744 gene encoding uncharacterized protein LOC122032744 has translation MNLREEVDQLLGKTRPEMHAGIQSGGRSPKPIDSLTSTQLKTGSDSVRTTGSSLHSHSKGKRKDRIDHGTELIKSECSSKPDDDSFSFKTENMAKAEIVKITDKGGLVSSEGVEKLVNLMHLDKTEKTMNVTVRTLVADVITATDRYDCLIRFVQLRGLLILDEWLQEVHKSKTSDGVSPKESDKTIEELLLSLLRALAKLPVNLNALQTCNIGKSVNNLRSHKNLEIQKKARGLIDTWKKRVDAEMTKINDAKFVTSNQPVWQVKPGSSDASHAGNRRTAVTEVPTKTHVSQFSSSKTTSFKSGHSDATVKSSSLTQGSLKVGSALVISSGVGLKDSSGKAAANTGSTDVPSVAAKEEKSSSSSQSQNNSQTYSSDHTKTVGSSQKEHARSSSPGSVNFAKAAGSSSHPRRSGNGVSGTTISGAHKEIHLSKSGSLGRAKTQEKSSQTGIFCEKSIDMPISEHGNKQRLIVKLPSHVRSPERSATGGSIEDSTVTGSGASSPCVSDKHEQGYRKVKSRSETHWSNISRDSNKESRQSNDANDQPVGSGGLRSPGADESHLKSAKETGKDVESAKALCSSSGNEKGISSAEPRMRSSFRSINALIESCIRYSEPSTPIATEDDNGMNLLASVAAGEISKSDLNSPNVSHGTSPALEDVSTEAKLKLSSEGGVVHSPKSMLSDGDIAQRHVCYNGAVVTDVSKQDKGAGSILNKDASYSNESIFPGNNETTATLQENKLLGGQGEQSHTAANFHKSEDSCINSEKKKEEERGGRTLSESESADPVKHDTEGTSQLEEKLTTDREVIEQFTDCKLEERSTSTDESKPVDCTHPNIDKDVCPSEVATRDGHRLALAASASEESEKFVVEESQSCTAPKEVAEVATSYELKLPMQQSKVTISSDKSRTSKSDKMESSDSELNGKHENNSSVLPKLDESARQSTSSTGIAGGNDDSKMEEAQESAPVGLANQVEPTSCLTPEIKHGLKHEGSLSSRAVEDVHVDFSPPTETSSAVLPAADSAKLDFDLNEGIIGDDGHQVEAAVSVATVSPSTTHVPIPSPFTIPMSNGLPAQITVAAAAKGPFLPPENLMKNKGEAGWKGSAATSAFRPAEPRKVMKMAHNTSEIPSSNSSGKQCHTLLDFDLNEPDERVLEDMATCSSSKCRGTELGTESNLNIPARIFGGLNLDLNRIDETENGQSFSSISCRQDVPLLAAAPALTEFPNRETNMLRDFDLNNGPGLDEISAESLTRSQNMKTASSLPFLFPVSNIRMNTNELGSVSSWFPPGSSYPAVAMPSFLSNREQLYPIVAAPGAQRTLGPVTPSGPFGSDVYRGPVISSSLPMGFTPAAFPYPGFTYGYNFPLPATSFSGGSTTYAESSSSIASGFHAMPSPLVGPAGTVLSNYRKPHLASLPEGSNGSESDNPRRWITPSLDLNSGPGNIDAEGKVERSNLASRQLLSATSQGFAEEQVGMHTVPAGGLKRKEPEGGWETGRSSYKQLSWR, from the exons AT GAATCTCAGAGAGGAAGTAGACCAGCTTTTGGGCAAAACACGACCAGAAATGCATGCAGGAATACAATCTGGTGGAAGGTCACCTAAACCAATTGATAGTCTGACAAGCACTCAGCTGAAAACTGGCTCTGATAGTGTACGAACTACTGGATCATCTCTCCATTCTCACTCAAAGGGGAAGAGGAAGGATAGAATTGATCATGGTACAGAGCTCATCAAGAGTGAGTGTTCCTCTAAACCAGACGATGATTCTTTTAGCTTTAAAACAGAGAATATGGCAAAGGCAGAGATAGTCAAAATTACAGATAAAGGTGGACTTGTAAGCTCTGAAGGAGTGGAGAAATTGGTGAATCTCATGCATCTTGATAAAACCGAGAAGACAATGAATGTAACTGTGCGAACACTAGTTGCTGATGTTATCACAGCTACTGATCGGTATGATTGCCTTATTAGGTTTGTTCAGCTTCGAGGCCTATTGATCTTGGATGAATGGCTTCAGGAGGTTCACAAATCTAAGACCAGTGATGGTGTTAGTCCCAAAGAAAGTGATAAAACAATTGAAGAGCTACTCTTGTCTCTTCTTCGCGCCCTTGCAAAATTGCCAGTGAACCTTAATGCTCTGCAGACTTGCAATATTGGTAAATCTGTTAATAATTTACGGAGCCATAAGAACCTTGAGATACAGAAGAAAGCTAGGGGTCTTATTGACACATGGAAGAAACGGGTTGATGCAGAAATGACGAAGATCAATGATGCAAAATTTGTGACATCAAACCAACCTGTTTGGCAAGTAAAACCGGGTTCTTCTGATGCTTCCCATGCAGGGAATCGGCGCACTGCTGTAACTGAGGTGCCTACAAAGACTCATGTTAGTCAGTTTTCATCATCTAAAACAACATCTTTCAAGTCTGGCCATTCAGATGCTACTGTAAAGTCGTCTTCATTGACACAAGGCTCCTTGAAAGTTGGATCAGCTTTAGTAATATCTTCTGGTGTTGGCTTGAAGGACTCATCTGGCAAAGCTGCTGCTAACACTGGGAGTACAGATGTGCCATCAGTTGCTGCAAAGGAGGAGAAGAGCAGTAGTTCTAGTCAATCCCAGAACAATAGCCAGACATATTCAAGTGATCATACTAAGACAGTGGGAAGTTCGCAGAAGGAACACGCAAGAAGTTCAAGTCCTGGTTCTGTAAATTTTGCTAAGGCTGCTGGGAGTTCATCTCATCCTCGAAGATCTGGCAATGGGGTTTCTGGAACAACTATATCGGGGGCACATAAAGAAATTCATCTAAGTAAATCTGGTTCCCTTGGTAGGGCTAAAACACAGGAAAAATCATCACAAACAGGTATATTTTGTGAAAAGTCAATTGATATGCCCATATCAGAGCATGGAAATAAGCAAAGGCTCATTGTAAAGTTGCCTAGCCATGTTCGAAGCCCTGAAAGAAGTGCAACTGGGGGTTCAATTGAGGATTCCACCGTGACAGGCAGTGGAGCATCATCTCCTTGTGTCTCAGACAAACATGAGCAAGGTTATCGTAAGGTGAAATCAAGGAGCGAAACTCATTGGTCTAATATTTCCAGAGATTCCAATAAAGAATCACGGCAGAGCAATGATGCCAATGATCAGCCAGTTGGATCTGGAGGTCTCAGATCACCTGGTGCCGACGAATCACACCTCAAGAGTGCCAAGGAAACTGGTAAGGATGTAGAGTCTGCAAAAGCTTTGTGTTCATCATCTGGAAATGAAAAGGGAATTTCCTCAGCTGAACCCAGGATGAGAAGTTCTTTTCGTTCTATAAATGCCTTAATTGAAAGTTGCATTAGGTATTCTGAACCTAGTACACCTATAGCCACTGAAGATGATAATGGGATGAATTTACTTGCTAGTGTGGCAGCTGGAGAAATCTCCAAATCTGACTTGAATTCCCCTAATGTCTCGCATGGAACTTCACCTGCATTGGAGGATGTATCAACAGAGGCCAAGTTGAAATTGTCAAGTGAAGGGGGTGTTGTCCATAGTCCAAAATCAATGTTAAGTGATGGTGATATTGCACAGAGGCATGTTTGCTATAATGGAGCTGTTGTCACAGATGTCAGCAAGCAAGATAAGGGTGCTGGTTCCATCTTAAACAAGGATGCTTCATACTCCAATGAGTCCATCTTTCCTGGAAACAATGAAACTACTGCCACATTGCAGGAAAATAAATTGCTAGGTGGCCAAGGTGAACAATCTCATACTGCTGCAAATTTCCATAAATCTGAAGACTCTTGCATTAATtctgagaaaaagaaagaagaagaaagaggtgGAAGAACTCTCTCTGAGTCTGAATCTGCTGATCCGGTGAAACACGATACTGAAGGAACCTCTCAGCTGGAAGAAAAACTGACTACTGATAGAGAAGTCATAGAGCAGTTCACagattgcaaactcgaagaaagAAGCACATCAACAGATGAAAGCAAGCCTGTTGATTGCACTCATCCAAACATAGATAAAGATGTGTGTCCATCAGAAGTTGCTACCCGAGATGGGCATCGGCTTGCATTAGCTGCTTCAGCCAGTGAAGAATCAGAAAAGTTTGTTGTTGAGGAATCTCAGTCATGTACTGCACCTAAAGAGGTGGCTGAGGTTGCCACCTCATATGAACTGAAGCTACCTATGCAACAAAGTAAAGTAACTATTTCATCAGATAAGTCCAGAACTTCTAAGTCTGATAAAATGGAGAGCAGTGACTCAGAATTAAATGGCAAGCATGAGAACAATAGTTCTGTTCTGCCTAAacttgatgaatcagcaaggcaATCAACAAGCTCTACTGGCATTGCGGGAGGTAATGATGATTCGaagatggaggaagctcaagAAAGTGCACCTGTGGGATTAGCCAATCAGGTAGAGCCAACAAGTTGCTTGACCCCAGAAATCAAGCATGGATTAAAGCATGAAGGCTCTTTGTCATCCAGGGCTGTAGAGGATGTTCATGTGGATTTTTCACCACCTACAGAGACTTCATCTGCTGTCTTACCTGCAGCAGATTCAGCTAAGCTTGACTTTGATTTGAATGAAGGCATCATTGGGGATGATGGACACCAAGTTGAGGCTGCTGTTTCAGTTGCAACAGTTAGTCCCTCTACCACGCATGTGCCTATTCCCTCTCCTTTTACAATTCCCATGTCAAATGGTTTACCTGCTCAAATAACAGTTGCTGCAGCTGCCAAGGGGCCTTTTCTGCCACCTGAAAACTTAATGAAGAATAAGGGTGAGGCCGGGTGGAAAGGCTCTGCTGCTACAAGTGCCTTTCGGCCTGCAGAACCACGAAAAGTTATGAAAATGGCACACAATACTTCTGAGATACCATCATCTAATTCTTCTGGAAAGCAGTGCCATACGCTACTTGATTTTGATCTGAATGAACCTGATGAAAGAGTTCTGGAAGACATGGCCACTTGCAGCTCTTCCAAGTGTAGAGGCACTGAACTGGGGACAGAAAGCAATCTCAATATACCTGCACGGATTTTTGGGGGACTTAATCTTGATTTAAATAGAATTGATGAAACAGAAAATGGGCAGTCCTTCTCAAGCATCTCCTGTCGACAGGATGTTCCACTTTTGGCTGCAGCACCTGCATTGACAGAATTTCCTAATAGGGAAACCAATATGTTGAGGGATTTTGATTTAAATAATGGACCAGGACTAGATGAAATTTCTGCTGAATCTCTAACCAGGAGCCAAAATATGAAAACTGCTAGTAGCTTGCCGTTTCTTTTTCCAGTTAGTAACATCAGAATGAACACTAATGAATTAGGAAGTGTATCATCATGGTTCCCCCCTGGTAGTTCTTACCCTGCTGTAGCTATGCCATCTTTCTTGTCCAACAGAGAGCAGCTTTACCCAATTGTTGCAGCTCCTGGAGCCCAGAGAACTTTGGGGCCAGTGACACCTAGTGGCCCTTTTGGCAGTGATGTTTACAGAGGTCCTGTCATTTCATCGTCTCTGCCAATGGGATTCACTCCTGCAGCATTTCCTTATCCTGGCTTCACCTATGGTTATAATTTTCCACTTCCAGCAACTTCTTTTTCAGGTGGGTCAACAACCTATGCTGAGTCTTCATCCAGTATTGCTTCAGGTTTT